In one window of Blattabacterium sp. (Cryptocercus punctulatus) str. Cpu DNA:
- the rpoN gene encoding RNA polymerase factor sigma-54 — MLKQKLLQKGKQKLSPQQIKLMKLVQLSTLDFEQRVKQELEENPALEMEDDLLNSISISEEEENLDISENMMDLSEDQNPSIDSDEINIDEYLSDDEILDFKNNIPNQNHSEKKYIPIISGISFQEYLKNQLHTFRFLNNEDLLISDFIIGNIDEDGYIRRPISSIVDDIFLILGISVTEEKIEKLLSNYIQKLDPIGIGARNLQECILIQLENKKKTTEVFLAKNIIQNNFEFFTKKHYQKLQNKLGITKKNLRKAIYQIEKLNPKPGKIYSENTRNLNHLIPDFTICIVEGDLELSLNHRNTPELKISSIYLDMLKSYKYSKKNMKKNDNNTIFFIKQKIDSAKWFVESIKQRQNTLMLTMNAIMDYQKEYFFTGDPYKIKPMILKNISQKIGVGISTVSRVANSKYVNTPYGTFLIKSFFSEKMINKEGKEISSIEIKKLLVESIEKENKKNPLTDEKLSKILKKKGYIVARRTVAKYRNQMKISVSRMRKIL; from the coding sequence ATGTTAAAACAAAAATTATTACAGAAAGGAAAACAAAAACTTTCTCCCCAGCAAATAAAACTAATGAAATTGGTGCAATTATCTACTTTGGATTTTGAACAAAGAGTTAAACAGGAATTGGAAGAAAATCCAGCATTGGAAATGGAAGATGATCTATTAAATTCTATCAGTATTAGTGAAGAAGAGGAAAATTTAGATATATCAGAAAATATGATGGATCTTTCAGAAGATCAAAATCCATCTATAGATAGTGATGAAATAAATATTGATGAATATTTAAGTGATGATGAAATTTTGGATTTCAAAAATAATATCCCTAATCAAAATCATAGTGAAAAAAAATATATCCCAATAATTTCTGGAATTTCTTTTCAAGAATATTTAAAAAATCAATTACATACTTTTCGTTTTTTAAATAATGAAGATTTATTGATATCAGATTTTATAATAGGAAATATAGATGAAGATGGATATATAAGAAGACCAATTTCTTCTATAGTAGATGACATATTTTTGATACTTGGAATATCTGTTACTGAAGAAAAAATTGAAAAATTACTTTCAAATTATATACAAAAACTAGATCCTATAGGAATAGGAGCTAGGAATTTACAAGAATGTATTCTTATACAATTAGAAAATAAAAAAAAAACTACAGAAGTTTTTCTTGCCAAAAATATTATACAAAATAATTTTGAATTTTTTACAAAAAAACATTATCAAAAGCTGCAAAATAAATTAGGAATAACAAAAAAAAATTTACGAAAAGCTATTTATCAAATAGAAAAATTGAATCCAAAACCAGGTAAAATATATTCTGAAAATACTAGAAATTTAAATCATTTAATTCCCGATTTTACAATTTGTATTGTAGAAGGTGATTTAGAACTATCTCTAAATCATAGAAATACTCCAGAATTAAAAATATCTTCTATATATTTAGATATGTTGAAATCTTATAAGTATTCAAAAAAAAATATGAAAAAAAACGATAATAATACTATTTTTTTTATAAAACAAAAAATAGATTCTGCTAAATGGTTTGTTGAATCGATAAAACAACGTCAAAATACATTAATGTTAACAATGAACGCTATTATGGATTATCAAAAAGAATATTTTTTTACTGGAGATCCATATAAAATAAAACCTATGATTTTAAAAAATATATCCCAAAAAATTGGAGTAGGTATATCCACTGTTTCTCGTGTTGCTAATAGTAAATATGTGAATACTCCATATGGAACATTCTTGATAAAAAGTTTTTTTTCTGAAAAAATGATTAATAAAGAAGGAAAAGAAATTTCTTCCATTGAAATTAAAAAATTATTAGTAGAATCTATTGAAAAAGAAAATAAAAAAAACCCACTTACTGATGAAAAATTATCAAAAATTTTAAAAAAAAAAGGATATATAGTGGCTCGAAGAACTGTAGCTAAATATAGAAATCAAATGAAAATATCTGTATCAAGAATGCGAAAAATTTTATGA